The following proteins come from a genomic window of Metarhizium brunneum chromosome 2, complete sequence:
- the tfa2 gene encoding Transcription initiation factor IIE subunit beta — MSSYLEKQSSAFRGTLASAAAKLSNPSSTSAGKATSLAPPSPSPSAASDSTTPTAKRKRDLAPEVPFSQPQLTGYGAEVKTQMAFAVEYLKKKGEPKSITEIIDHLSLRGYSEEHKRELTEGLRGHPRVDWKPDASLSEQTWKTGMYSYRPIILNVKDGTSLLAYLQRKTDASGVSVKDLKDGWPDCEETLASLEKQHKVLVVRTKKDNFPRYVWADDPSLHNSVQPEFQVMWHRVPIPSVDDMHRKLVNVGQKPTSEDPLKIQQAAGNKPKVQKKRASKRTGKATNVHMAHLLQDFSHIRR, encoded by the coding sequence ATGTCCTCATACCTGGAGAAGCAGTCCTCTGCCTTCCGCGGCAcgctggcctcggcggccgcgaAGCTCTCGAACCCTTCCAGCACGAGCGCCGGCAAGGCGACGTCGCTGGCGCCCCCGTCCCCCTCGCCATCCGCCGCATCGGACAGCACCACGCCCACGGCCAAGAGGAAGCGCGATCTGGCGCCCGAGGTGCCGTTTTCTCAGCCCCAGCTGACGGGGTACGGTGCCGAAGTCAAGACGCAGATGGCCTTTGCGGTGGAGTatctcaagaagaagggcgagcCCAAGAGCATCACCGAGATCATCGACCACCTCAGCCTGCGAGGCTACTCGGAGGAGCACAAGCGGGAGCTGACGGAAGGACTGAGGGGCCACCCGCGCGTGGACTGGAAGCCAGACGCCAGCCTGAGCGAGCAGACATGGAAGACTGGCATGTACTCGTACCGCCCCATCATCCTCAACGTCAAGGACGGCACATCTCTCCTGGCGTACCTGCAGCGCAAGACGGACGCCTCGGGCGTTTCGGTCAAGGACCTCAAGGACGGCTGGCCTGACTGCGAGGAGACGCTGGCGTCCCTGGAGAAGCAGCACAAGGTCCTCGTCGTCCGCACCAAGAAGGACAACTTCCCCCGCTACGTCTGGGCCGACGACCCGTCGCTGCACAACTCGGTCCAGCCCGAGTTCCAAGTCATGTGGCACCGCGTCCCCATCCCCAGCGTCGACGACATGCACCGCAAGCTGGTCAACGTTGGACAGAAGCCCACCAGCGAGGACCCGCTCAAGATTCAGCAAGCGGCGGGAAACAAGCCCAAggtgcagaagaagagggcgagCAAGAGGACGGGAAAGGCGACAAATGTGCACATGGCACATTTATTGCAGGATTTCAGTCACATACGGCGATGA